One region of Zootoca vivipara chromosome 7, rZooViv1.1, whole genome shotgun sequence genomic DNA includes:
- the PPDPF gene encoding pancreatic progenitor cell differentiation and proliferation factor yields the protein MAAIPSSGSLVATHDYYRRRLGSTSSNSSCGSAEYGEVIPHHPGLPKSDPGHWWASFFFGKTTHPVMTTVSESPENSGTFQVANGMITCGLAQDVMRKRHASEPSKPNAGPTA from the exons ATGGCAGCAATCCCGTCAAGCGGCTCGCTTGTGGCAACCCATGACTACTACCGAA GGCGTCTGGGTTCCACTTCCAGCAACAGCTCCTGTGGAAGTGCAGAGTATGGGGAAGTCATCCCTCACCATCCAG GTCTCCCCAAGTCTGACCCTGGGCACTGGTGGGCCAGCTTCTTCTTTGGAAAGACGACCCACCCAGTCATGACAACTGTGTCGGAATCCCCAGAGAA CTCAGGCACTTTCCAGGTGGCAAATGGCATGATCACATGTGGCCTGGCTCAGGACGTGATGAGGAAGCGCCACGCCAGCGAGCCCAGCAAACCGAACGCAGGCCCCACCGCATGA